In the genome of Vibrio sp. NTOU-M3, one region contains:
- a CDS encoding phytanoyl-CoA dioxygenase family protein yields MIISNLDQISELERQRLYEQYRKDGYVLPKAPLFRSSDFAELKGIFESLLENKGDMRADELNRPHYDDPRLFKFLTAEPVLALVESIIGPNIGLWSSHFICKEPYIGRKTPWHEDSKYWEGRIDRMDKLATIWLAIDPSKKENGCMRVIPGTHLIEDDFEYVAVDKASHTFATELHSRYYNEDDAIYFELEPNHCSIHDGRIFHGALPNHSELRRCGYTMRYVSLDCKINPDHPDNHTHRLYHLRGENVAKNKVMLPPKF; encoded by the coding sequence ATGATTATTTCAAACTTAGATCAGATTTCAGAGCTGGAGAGACAGCGTCTCTATGAACAATATCGTAAAGACGGTTATGTACTGCCTAAAGCTCCGCTATTCCGATCGTCTGACTTTGCTGAGTTAAAAGGTATTTTCGAATCCTTGCTAGAAAATAAAGGCGATATGCGAGCCGATGAGCTTAACCGGCCACACTACGACGATCCGAGGCTGTTTAAGTTCCTGACGGCTGAGCCAGTTCTGGCGTTGGTGGAGTCTATCATTGGTCCTAATATTGGTCTTTGGAGTAGCCACTTCATCTGTAAAGAGCCGTATATCGGCCGAAAAACACCGTGGCATGAAGATTCAAAATATTGGGAAGGGCGTATTGATCGTATGGATAAGCTTGCGACGATTTGGCTGGCGATAGATCCCTCGAAAAAAGAGAACGGTTGCATGCGGGTCATTCCGGGAACGCACCTTATCGAAGACGATTTTGAATATGTGGCGGTGGATAAGGCGTCGCATACTTTCGCCACCGAGCTACACAGTCGCTACTATAACGAGGATGATGCGATTTATTTTGAATTGGAGCCCAATCATTGCTCGATTCACGATGGTCGTATTTTTCACGGCGCTCTACCGAATCATAGTGAATTGAGACGATGTGGCTATACCATGCGTTATGTTTCGTTAGACTGCAAAATCAACCCAGATCATCCAGACAATCACACGCATCGTTTATATCATTTACGTGGTGAGAATGTGGCGAAAAATAAAGTTATGTTGCCACCAAAGTTCTAG
- a CDS encoding GntR family transcriptional regulator yields MKYVEVYQAIKSDIVNNTYPAWSQLDGEHALANKFGVSRPTLRKAIEKLKQESFVHSRQGSGMFVNPPEFYQDNNLTSISERINKETDLKSIVLEFSQVPATAALADKFKLEVGAALHHYKRMRIINGEPAMLEETWMPVSLFPDFNATHCEHSVLNYIENVAGQNISHDAKTISGKTLSEKEAFLLRTEPNHVTLVIAHNVYLLHSVLAQYTIETLASNEITTVSIR; encoded by the coding sequence ATGAAATATGTAGAGGTTTACCAAGCGATTAAATCCGATATCGTCAATAATACCTACCCTGCGTGGTCGCAATTAGACGGTGAACATGCACTTGCAAATAAGTTCGGAGTTAGTAGACCCACACTTCGCAAGGCAATCGAGAAACTCAAGCAAGAATCGTTTGTCCATTCTCGCCAAGGTTCAGGGATGTTTGTTAATCCTCCAGAATTTTATCAAGACAATAATCTCACGAGTATTTCTGAGCGGATCAACAAAGAAACCGATCTCAAGAGTATCGTATTGGAATTTTCTCAGGTACCAGCAACAGCGGCACTGGCAGATAAATTTAAACTTGAAGTTGGTGCTGCTCTTCACCATTACAAGCGCATGCGTATTATCAATGGTGAACCTGCAATGCTTGAAGAAACATGGATGCCTGTCAGCCTATTTCCTGACTTCAACGCGACGCATTGTGAACATTCGGTGCTGAATTATATTGAAAACGTAGCTGGGCAAAATATCAGTCACGATGCGAAAACCATATCCGGTAAGACTCTCAGTGAAAAGGAAGCGTTCTTACTAAGAACCGAGCCAAATCACGTCACATTGGTGATTGCACATAACGTATATTTGCTTCACTCCGTTCTGGCGCAATATACAATTGAAACTTTAGCCTCTAACGAGATCACAACCGTTTCTATTCGCTAA
- a CDS encoding pyruvate formate lyase family protein: MSSKIDNNPSQVDVNKKIPCEKDSLTQLAIMEAYTQAHRSEEDVYLREVKCLEQLYPVLFRQIEEEDCVVGRVDALAIGFGSVTSVGGVGHYCNFDKLAAFKNELEVPEHPRVDALIEYWKVHDTRSIYFRQTLNDATLGKFVDVNYPAIATARLSGMYLDYNKLIDHGIQGMRVMIADKLVNAKAAGDVKAQSLHKAFLGCLDILENVIDHHITLCAKTLSAATSLTRKHQMNTLIDALTAIRRDKPQTFLQGIQLSWLFSLCAGVVNYGRMDDYLGDLLAADLETGRITKRQAIDYIRSHYRLIEARKTTVNGRVVVGGKGRRNPETSDVYCRLAIQAVRENQDTEPQFTLRFFKGMNNDVYQEALDAIGEGLTYPILYNDDVNIPAVMKSMQISEEDAEHYVPFGCGEFVLSGKSVGTPNTCINILKILNISLTGGTDFWDGKDKSGGVALIQPEHITTFEEVMQNYRDLLDYYIEITSKAQTFSYEVMNQEVGFLFTSMLTDDCIGRSKALLDGGVYKLGGTNETYGNTNAYDSLAAIKRVIFEEKKYSYQELIAALQVDFNGYDRMKYDLIQAPKFGNDDPFVDDIAVEMHEYICNGIKDSAAKVGLDSYLVVIINNQVNTEWGRATSASADGRHQGVYMSNANNPQSGADKNGPTAMLNSLAKLKAEVHAGSVQNMKFSKNMYREKRLIIEALLDGYFEQGGPQIMVSVVGKGELEDAYHNPEKYPNLVVRVGGFSARFVNLDKDVQLEILNRTLND, translated from the coding sequence ATGTCATCAAAAATCGACAACAACCCAAGCCAAGTGGATGTAAACAAGAAAATACCTTGTGAAAAAGATAGCCTAACCCAGTTAGCTATCATGGAAGCATACACACAAGCACATCGATCGGAAGAGGATGTTTATCTTCGTGAAGTTAAGTGTTTGGAGCAGTTGTATCCAGTTTTGTTTAGACAAATTGAAGAAGAGGATTGTGTTGTTGGGCGTGTAGATGCGTTGGCGATTGGCTTTGGTAGCGTAACTTCAGTCGGCGGTGTTGGTCACTACTGCAATTTTGATAAACTCGCGGCATTTAAAAATGAGCTTGAAGTACCTGAACATCCGCGCGTTGATGCGCTTATTGAGTACTGGAAAGTCCATGACACGCGCTCTATTTATTTTCGTCAAACATTAAATGATGCAACGTTAGGTAAGTTTGTGGATGTCAATTATCCAGCGATTGCCACCGCTCGTTTGAGCGGAATGTACCTTGATTACAACAAGTTGATTGATCATGGTATTCAAGGCATGCGCGTCATGATTGCCGATAAGCTGGTTAACGCAAAAGCTGCTGGTGATGTAAAAGCACAGTCATTACACAAGGCTTTTTTAGGCTGTCTTGATATTTTAGAAAACGTGATTGATCACCATATTACGTTGTGCGCTAAAACGTTGAGCGCTGCCACGAGCTTAACTCGCAAGCACCAAATGAACACTCTGATCGATGCTTTAACCGCGATTCGTAGAGATAAACCGCAAACCTTTCTTCAAGGAATACAGTTATCTTGGCTGTTTAGCCTTTGTGCTGGTGTAGTGAACTATGGCCGTATGGATGATTACCTCGGTGATCTTTTGGCTGCTGATTTAGAAACTGGCCGCATCACCAAACGCCAAGCTATTGATTATATCCGCTCACATTATCGATTGATTGAAGCTCGAAAAACGACAGTTAATGGCCGTGTAGTGGTTGGTGGGAAAGGTCGCCGTAATCCAGAGACTTCCGATGTTTATTGCCGTTTAGCTATCCAAGCGGTTCGTGAGAACCAAGATACAGAGCCACAGTTTACCCTGCGATTTTTCAAAGGGATGAATAACGATGTCTATCAAGAGGCTTTAGATGCCATCGGTGAAGGATTGACTTACCCCATTCTTTATAACGATGACGTGAACATTCCTGCGGTAATGAAGTCGATGCAGATCTCCGAAGAAGATGCCGAGCACTATGTGCCATTTGGCTGTGGTGAGTTTGTGTTATCAGGCAAGAGTGTCGGAACGCCAAATACATGCATTAACATTCTGAAGATTTTGAATATATCACTGACTGGTGGCACAGACTTTTGGGACGGTAAGGACAAAAGCGGTGGAGTTGCTTTAATTCAACCAGAGCACATAACGACGTTTGAAGAGGTGATGCAAAATTATCGTGATCTTTTGGATTACTACATTGAAATAACCTCCAAAGCGCAAACTTTCTCTTATGAAGTGATGAACCAAGAAGTAGGTTTTCTATTTACCAGTATGCTAACGGATGACTGTATTGGTCGAAGTAAGGCTTTGCTGGATGGCGGAGTATACAAGTTAGGTGGCACTAATGAGACCTATGGTAATACCAACGCCTATGATTCACTTGCGGCCATTAAACGTGTGATTTTTGAAGAGAAGAAATACAGCTATCAAGAGTTGATCGCTGCGTTGCAGGTCGATTTCAATGGTTACGACAGAATGAAATACGACCTCATTCAGGCACCAAAATTTGGCAATGATGACCCTTTCGTCGACGACATTGCCGTAGAGATGCATGAGTACATTTGTAATGGTATCAAGGATTCAGCAGCAAAGGTCGGTTTAGACAGCTATCTGGTTGTGATCATCAATAACCAAGTGAATACCGAATGGGGACGAGCGACAAGCGCGTCTGCTGATGGCCGACATCAAGGTGTTTACATGAGCAATGCTAACAACCCACAGAGTGGTGCAGATAAGAATGGCCCAACCGCCATGTTGAATTCATTGGCGAAGTTAAAAGCGGAGGTTCATGCCGGGTCAGTACAGAATATGAAGTTCAGCAAGAACATGTACCGAGAGAAGCGCTTGATTATTGAAGCATTGCTCGATGGCTATTTTGAACAGGGTGGCCCACAGATCATGGTGAGCGTTGTGGGTAAAGGTGAGCTTGAAGATGCTTACCACAACCCGGAAAAGTATCCGAACTTAGTGGTTCGAGTGGGAGGATTTAGCGCACGTTTTGTCAACTTAGATAAAGATGTTCAGCTAGAGATCCTCAATCGAACGCTAAATGATTAA
- a CDS encoding glycyl-radical enzyme activating protein, with product MNGIVFDIQKFSVNDGPGVRTAVFLKGCQMKCVWCHNPESLSVKPQLSFSKDKCIGCRECERVCPNGVHTFDQQGLHQADFSLCDACGQCVDACIQNALKIYGKEQSVDEVFAEVIKDKIYFDKSGGGITLSGGEALKQFNFSLALAKKCKAHGIHVCVETNGASKPHHYREIAPYVDLFLFDYKATGEKKHKQLTGLSQHFVLQNLAVLNDIGAKIILRCPIIPGYNLSDAHLEAIAQLSHSMPNIQKVELLPYHNFGKGKAEAIGEDYAVNAKVPDEEHINEWLERVRSYGVIDVSLS from the coding sequence ATGAACGGCATTGTTTTCGACATTCAAAAATTCAGCGTGAATGATGGACCCGGTGTTCGGACGGCCGTTTTTTTAAAAGGCTGTCAAATGAAATGTGTGTGGTGCCATAACCCAGAATCGCTGAGTGTGAAGCCACAACTCTCTTTCTCGAAAGATAAGTGCATTGGGTGTCGTGAATGTGAAAGGGTGTGTCCCAATGGGGTACACACCTTCGATCAACAAGGTCTTCATCAGGCCGATTTTTCTCTGTGTGATGCTTGCGGACAGTGTGTTGATGCGTGCATTCAGAATGCGCTTAAGATTTATGGAAAAGAGCAAAGCGTCGATGAGGTCTTTGCTGAAGTGATAAAAGATAAGATCTACTTTGATAAGTCCGGCGGTGGAATCACGCTTTCTGGAGGGGAAGCGCTGAAGCAGTTTAACTTCTCCTTGGCACTAGCAAAAAAATGCAAAGCACATGGTATTCATGTCTGTGTAGAAACGAATGGTGCGTCCAAGCCGCATCATTACCGCGAGATTGCGCCGTATGTAGATTTATTTCTCTTTGACTACAAAGCCACTGGTGAAAAGAAACACAAGCAACTTACCGGACTTTCACAGCATTTCGTGCTGCAGAATCTGGCTGTGTTGAATGATATCGGTGCCAAGATCATTCTTCGCTGTCCTATTATTCCCGGTTACAACCTCTCTGACGCGCACTTAGAAGCGATTGCGCAACTGAGTCATTCGATGCCAAATATCCAAAAAGTCGAACTCTTGCCTTATCACAACTTTGGCAAAGGCAAGGCGGAAGCAATAGGTGAAGACTATGCCGTGAATGCCAAGGTGCCAGATGAAGAACATATCAATGAATGGCTTGAACGAGTTCGCTCTTATGGTGTAATTGACGTTAGTTTAAGTTGA
- a CDS encoding Gfo/Idh/MocA family protein → MINFAVIGTNWITEKFVEAAQETGLMKLAAVYSRAATSAQEFAEKFNIDSIETDLTSLAQRKDIQAIYIASPNSFHCAQSILMMSHGKHVICEKPIASNLDEAKQMFQVAQENNVILFEAYKTQYLPNFAVLKQVLDSIGKIHKVHLTYCQYSSRYQRYLDGENPNTFNPEFSNGSLVDIGFYCVSAMVSLFGEPLSFSSRAALLESGVDGHGSASFEYPDFSVEVSHSKVSNGYAPSEIQGEEGAILIDHIAELNRFTVHYRNGLIEQHELPQSDNSMFYEAKAFAEHIIEQKSYDNRRALIVSRLLTEIRRSNGVIYPADAKANLSKV, encoded by the coding sequence ATGATTAATTTTGCAGTGATAGGTACAAACTGGATTACGGAAAAGTTCGTTGAAGCGGCGCAAGAGACTGGTTTAATGAAGCTCGCCGCCGTTTATTCGCGGGCGGCAACGTCAGCGCAAGAGTTTGCAGAGAAATTCAATATTGACTCGATTGAAACGGACTTAACCAGCCTTGCGCAGCGCAAGGATATACAAGCCATCTACATCGCTTCGCCAAACTCATTCCATTGTGCTCAATCTATCTTAATGATGTCTCATGGTAAGCATGTCATCTGTGAAAAGCCAATTGCGTCTAACTTGGATGAAGCAAAACAAATGTTCCAAGTTGCACAAGAAAATAACGTCATTCTCTTTGAAGCCTACAAAACACAGTACTTGCCAAATTTCGCTGTGTTGAAGCAGGTATTAGATAGCATCGGAAAAATTCATAAGGTGCACCTTACATACTGCCAGTATTCATCGCGTTATCAACGCTATCTTGATGGGGAGAATCCGAACACTTTTAATCCTGAGTTTTCTAACGGCTCATTGGTGGATATCGGGTTTTATTGTGTCTCGGCGATGGTTTCCTTGTTTGGAGAGCCCTTAAGTTTTTCATCTCGGGCAGCCTTGTTGGAATCGGGCGTTGATGGGCATGGTTCCGCGTCGTTTGAGTACCCAGATTTTTCAGTTGAGGTCTCTCATTCGAAAGTCTCTAACGGCTATGCGCCAAGTGAAATTCAAGGTGAAGAAGGTGCCATCTTGATCGACCATATCGCGGAGCTCAATCGGTTTACCGTTCACTATCGCAATGGCTTGATTGAACAGCACGAACTGCCTCAATCTGACAACTCGATGTTTTATGAAGCGAAAGCTTTTGCTGAACACATTATTGAACAGAAAAGTTATGACAATCGGCGGGCTCTAATTGTCTCAAGGCTCCTGACAGAAATACGCAGGAGTAATGGGGTCATCTATCCAGCTGATGCGAAGGCGAATCTCAGCAAGGTATAA
- the manA gene encoding mannose-6-phosphate isomerase, class I: MTLYKLDNVIQNYAWGSNSSIGSLFGIANPNNEPQAEIWMGVHPNGCSKVAESGQLLSELIQQDRERLLGEYTAYRFGDLPYLFKVLSAQTPLSIQVHPNKRKSEVGYARENDQGIELNASNRNYKDANHKPEMVYALTFFKAMNGFRPIEQIVALFKEIDIPTLAIDVALLESEQTSQSLQTFFKTIMSLEGKRKEAALNELYAAYGRPAKTFIGREALAYSADFRTYYKDDIGLFAPLLLNTIELAPGEAMYLHAETPHAYVYGTALEIMANSDNVLRAGLTPKYIDVSELINNTLFKSIAPETLKLSPTMKDGKLSYPIPVDDFGFDILFSQVDPKTQYVRGAEIVFCVEGEVTITDRQKQLTLTSGESVFVANDSKAYQYFGSGTLARAYN; the protein is encoded by the coding sequence ATGACACTGTATAAACTTGATAACGTTATTCAAAACTACGCTTGGGGCAGCAACAGCTCAATTGGTTCATTGTTTGGTATCGCTAATCCAAACAATGAACCTCAAGCTGAAATTTGGATGGGAGTTCATCCAAATGGCTGTTCAAAAGTGGCAGAATCAGGTCAACTACTATCAGAGCTGATTCAACAAGATAGAGAAAGGTTATTAGGTGAATATACGGCTTACCGTTTTGGGGACTTGCCATACTTATTTAAAGTGCTTTCTGCTCAAACGCCGCTGTCGATTCAGGTCCATCCAAATAAACGTAAATCGGAAGTGGGTTATGCGCGCGAAAATGATCAAGGAATTGAGTTAAACGCGTCAAATCGCAACTACAAAGATGCAAATCATAAGCCTGAAATGGTCTATGCGCTTACGTTTTTCAAGGCGATGAACGGTTTTCGCCCAATAGAGCAGATTGTCGCTTTGTTCAAAGAGATTGATATCCCCACCTTAGCGATAGACGTCGCTTTATTAGAATCAGAACAAACCAGCCAGAGCTTGCAGACGTTTTTTAAAACGATTATGTCGCTGGAAGGGAAGCGTAAAGAGGCGGCATTAAATGAGCTATATGCTGCATATGGGCGTCCAGCGAAAACTTTTATCGGCCGTGAAGCGCTAGCTTATAGTGCAGACTTTCGAACGTACTACAAGGACGATATTGGACTGTTTGCTCCTTTGCTGCTCAACACCATAGAATTAGCGCCGGGAGAAGCGATGTACCTCCATGCTGAAACGCCTCATGCGTATGTTTATGGGACAGCTTTAGAAATTATGGCTAATTCCGATAATGTATTACGTGCTGGCCTGACGCCTAAATACATCGACGTTTCAGAGTTGATTAACAACACCCTTTTTAAATCTATTGCGCCGGAAACGTTGAAACTCTCTCCCACAATGAAGGATGGCAAACTGTCTTACCCCATACCCGTCGATGACTTTGGTTTTGATATTCTGTTTTCTCAGGTAGACCCCAAAACACAGTATGTTCGCGGCGCCGAAATTGTTTTTTGTGTTGAAGGTGAAGTGACGATAACAGACAGGCAAAAGCAATTGACGCTCACATCCGGAGAGTCTGTATTTGTCGCAAACGACTCGAAAGCGTATCAGTACTTCGGTTCAGGAACCTTGGCACGCGCCTATAACTAA
- a CDS encoding alkaline phosphatase D family protein: MTTDSSLPLFLAGPILRKATTTELVFWGVTSEPIDGAFHLYLEPDMGEVFCQELSSSEPFQVGKKAYLYLWQFHGHFPEYTALSYEFVTQRGPLSALIPSLCYQEENRPTFVISSKADYILHGSCRNPHHSSPDALAAADKKVAQQPLEQRPDLLMMSGDQIYADHVALPMLDAIQQVIELLGLPEEAFTQAPIENSQALYQHKHNYAGRDQLLPHYVEEDGLLAKLLPKRGIPIFSSRDCENHLITFAEFFAMYLLNWSPELWYCIQREHLLEQQFTHAEHTLSPKWQQQWREEKVNIDQFIEDLPNVRRLMAHIPTYMIFDDHDITDDWNLTVGWEKAAYTNPFSKRIIGNGLIAYWLCQGWGNEPAHFPDELKDLTARYLKAPEPQHQDELIQYLFTFERWHYTIQTTPKVVVLDTRTRRWRSESRMNKPSGLMDWEALIEFQQELMHQDKVIVVSAAPMFGVKFIEALQRGMTWLGYPLLIDAENWMAHPGSANTLISIFTHTKTPTNFVILSGDVHYSFAYDIKLRFRRNSPNIYQITCSGFKNQFPELLLTLCDFMDRWLYSPRSPLNFFTKRKRLKIYKRDPDSPGHKRLVNSSAIGELTLDAQGKPKQISILTGHGETIEFMPIKRIE; encoded by the coding sequence ATGACCACCGACTCGAGCTTACCGCTATTTTTGGCAGGACCTATTCTGCGTAAAGCCACAACGACTGAGCTGGTGTTCTGGGGTGTCACTTCAGAACCGATAGACGGTGCGTTTCACCTTTACCTAGAACCTGACATGGGTGAGGTTTTCTGCCAAGAATTGAGCAGCTCGGAGCCGTTTCAAGTTGGTAAGAAGGCATATCTTTACCTATGGCAGTTTCATGGACACTTTCCAGAATACACTGCACTGAGTTACGAGTTTGTCACTCAGCGCGGCCCGTTATCTGCGCTCATCCCCTCTCTTTGTTATCAAGAGGAAAATCGACCTACTTTTGTCATCTCTTCGAAAGCTGATTACATTTTGCATGGCTCATGTCGAAATCCACATCACTCCAGTCCAGATGCTCTTGCTGCCGCAGATAAAAAAGTGGCTCAGCAACCCTTGGAGCAACGGCCTGATTTACTGATGATGAGCGGTGACCAGATCTACGCCGATCACGTCGCGTTACCTATGTTAGATGCCATTCAGCAAGTGATTGAGTTGTTGGGATTACCAGAAGAAGCCTTTACCCAAGCTCCGATTGAAAACAGCCAAGCCCTGTACCAGCATAAACACAACTATGCAGGACGAGATCAGCTACTGCCTCACTATGTAGAGGAAGACGGTTTATTGGCAAAGCTTTTGCCAAAACGTGGCATCCCGATTTTTAGTTCACGTGACTGTGAAAACCATCTGATCACCTTCGCCGAATTCTTTGCGATGTACTTGTTAAACTGGTCACCTGAATTGTGGTACTGCATTCAAAGAGAACACTTACTCGAACAACAGTTTACTCACGCAGAACACACACTATCACCGAAATGGCAGCAGCAGTGGCGTGAAGAGAAGGTCAATATCGATCAGTTTATCGAGGATTTACCTAACGTTCGCCGATTGATGGCTCATATCCCGACTTACATGATTTTTGATGATCATGACATTACGGATGACTGGAACCTCACCGTGGGCTGGGAAAAAGCCGCTTACACCAACCCGTTTTCTAAGCGAATTATTGGTAATGGACTGATCGCCTATTGGCTCTGCCAAGGTTGGGGTAATGAGCCAGCACATTTTCCTGATGAGTTAAAAGACTTAACCGCACGTTACCTAAAGGCCCCAGAGCCACAACATCAAGATGAACTAATCCAGTATTTATTTACCTTTGAGCGTTGGCATTACACCATTCAAACCACCCCTAAGGTGGTCGTGTTGGACACGCGAACCCGTCGATGGCGCTCCGAATCCCGAATGAATAAACCTTCTGGGTTAATGGACTGGGAAGCTCTGATCGAATTTCAGCAGGAATTAATGCACCAAGATAAAGTGATCGTGGTTTCTGCTGCTCCTATGTTCGGCGTCAAGTTTATAGAAGCACTACAACGGGGAATGACTTGGCTTGGCTATCCACTGCTGATTGATGCGGAAAACTGGATGGCGCATCCGGGAAGTGCGAACACCTTGATCAGTATTTTTACTCACACTAAAACGCCCACTAATTTTGTGATTCTCTCAGGTGATGTGCACTACTCTTTCGCCTACGATATCAAGCTGCGATTTCGTCGCAACAGTCCGAATATCTATCAAATCACCTGCAGTGGATTTAAGAACCAATTTCCAGAGCTATTACTCACGTTGTGTGATTTTATGGACCGATGGCTCTATTCTCCACGCTCCCCACTGAATTTCTTCACCAAACGGAAGCGATTAAAGATTTATAAGCGCGATCCTGATTCGCCCGGGCACAAGCGGCTTGTAAATAGCAGTGCCATTGGCGAACTCACATTGGACGCTCAAGGCAAACCAAAGCAGATTTCAATTCTCACCGGGCATGGTGAGACGATTGAGTTTATGCCGATTAAACGAATCGAGTAA
- a CDS encoding MipA/OmpV family protein → MITNNKLILLSGLVGAGFSSSVFAEEAIKRVVQEQEWGIAAVARVASIPFATGDGDQSVSTFVPMMFFENEHVFIDGLEGGAYLYSTEDKQFELSALTRLRFVDIPASSQNANQGDSADFGGRLRYRLDDSWHLDGEIMSDKKFRFHANLTLGGEVEMEDWQLKPRVTLRYKDADFNSQYYALSDYSGQKIGAGIDATIGLDARYHVMSNLYLLSGASITRLDENAYSASAIEDRYQGEVFLGFGFFNDQSKPRKSELSHKRYLRVAHGWATPSNIGDIMKFNTEKDPHNNQLTSFFYGHPLTDELFGLPLDIYLTPGVVHHWRSNVQSSSTEYVAAIKAYYTFNWPTTWRFGVAEGMSYVDNITYIEQTEMDEKGYTPSNLLNYLDFSFDVNAGDLFNNSDFKHVWFGYSLHHRSAIFEKSSQYGRIKGGSNYNTIYVQFDF, encoded by the coding sequence ATGATAACAAACAATAAGTTAATCCTATTAAGTGGTTTAGTAGGAGCAGGATTCTCTAGTTCAGTATTCGCAGAGGAAGCCATTAAGCGTGTAGTACAAGAGCAAGAGTGGGGCATTGCAGCCGTTGCTCGTGTTGCGTCTATTCCGTTTGCTACAGGGGATGGCGACCAGTCAGTAAGTACCTTTGTTCCGATGATGTTTTTTGAAAATGAGCATGTGTTCATTGATGGGCTAGAAGGTGGTGCTTACCTGTATTCGACAGAGGACAAGCAGTTTGAATTGAGTGCGTTAACTCGCTTACGTTTTGTTGATATCCCCGCATCATCACAAAATGCAAATCAGGGTGATTCGGCAGACTTTGGTGGGCGATTGAGATATCGACTTGATGACTCTTGGCATTTAGATGGCGAAATCATGAGTGACAAGAAGTTTCGTTTCCACGCTAACCTCACGCTGGGAGGTGAAGTGGAGATGGAAGATTGGCAGCTAAAGCCAAGGGTGACTCTACGTTACAAAGATGCGGACTTTAACAGCCAGTATTACGCGCTTTCTGATTATAGTGGCCAGAAAATAGGGGCTGGGATTGATGCAACCATCGGCTTGGATGCGCGATATCACGTGATGTCGAACTTATATCTACTAAGTGGTGCGAGCATCACTCGATTGGACGAAAATGCCTATAGCGCTAGTGCAATCGAGGATCGCTACCAAGGTGAGGTCTTTTTAGGTTTCGGTTTTTTTAATGACCAATCTAAACCACGCAAATCTGAACTAAGTCATAAACGTTACCTTCGGGTGGCACACGGCTGGGCAACGCCATCGAATATTGGCGATATTATGAAGTTCAACACGGAAAAAGATCCGCATAATAACCAACTGACGTCTTTCTTTTATGGACACCCTTTGACTGATGAGTTGTTTGGTTTGCCGCTCGATATTTATTTAACGCCAGGGGTTGTTCACCATTGGCGCTCGAACGTTCAATCTTCAAGTACCGAATACGTGGCAGCAATTAAGGCTTATTACACTTTCAATTGGCCAACAACATGGCGCTTCGGGGTTGCGGAAGGGATGTCTTACGTTGACAACATTACCTATATCGAACAAACCGAGATGGATGAAAAAGGTTATACGCCGAGTAATCTCTTAAATTACCTCGACTTCTCATTTGATGTTAATGCTGGAGATCTGTTCAATAACAGTGATTTTAAGCATGTGTGGTTCGGTTATTCGCTTCATCACCGAAGCGCTATCTTTGAGAAGTCCTCTCAGTATGGCCGGATCAAAGGTGGCAGTAACTACAACACGATTTACGTCCAGTTTGACTTCTAA